In one Saccharibacillus brassicae genomic region, the following are encoded:
- the trmB gene encoding tRNA (guanosine(46)-N7)-methyltransferase TrmB — protein sequence MRLRGRKGIRENLEAQPELVVLEPEQYKGRWAELFGNDRPIYVELGMGKGRFISGTSVRNPEANFIGIDMYDELVRRASEKARAAWSELGHETPPSLMLARANVEKLEDIFAPGELERIYLNFSDPWPKKKHARRRLTHPRFLEMYKRVLNTDGQIHFKTDSETLFEFSLNSFADSGLQMTNISLNLHRDGINEEHVMTEYEHKFMGKGMNIHRCEVVIGERALERYDEIRMEPYRISPDERAALAAEEAEELLQVSASEKSESED from the coding sequence ATGCGTTTACGCGGAAGAAAAGGAATCCGGGAAAACCTGGAGGCACAGCCGGAATTGGTTGTCCTCGAACCGGAACAGTATAAGGGACGTTGGGCCGAGTTGTTCGGCAACGACCGTCCGATCTATGTGGAACTCGGAATGGGCAAGGGACGTTTCATCAGCGGCACGAGCGTGCGCAATCCCGAAGCGAACTTTATCGGTATCGACATGTACGACGAACTCGTTCGCCGGGCCAGCGAAAAAGCGAGAGCCGCCTGGTCGGAGCTCGGTCACGAGACGCCGCCGAGCCTGATGCTCGCGCGTGCCAACGTCGAGAAGCTCGAAGATATTTTTGCGCCGGGCGAACTGGAACGCATCTATTTGAACTTCAGCGATCCGTGGCCGAAAAAGAAACATGCCCGCCGCCGTCTGACGCATCCCCGTTTCCTGGAGATGTACAAGCGCGTGCTCAACACCGACGGACAGATCCATTTCAAGACCGATTCGGAGACGCTGTTCGAATTCTCGCTGAACTCGTTCGCGGACTCCGGTCTTCAGATGACGAATATCAGCTTGAACCTGCACCGCGACGGCATCAACGAAGAACACGTCATGACGGAATACGAGCATAAATTTATGGGCAAAGGCATGAACATCCATCGCTGCGAAGTCGTGATCGGCGAGCGCGCGCTGGAGCGCTACGACGAGATCCGTATGGAGCCTTACCGCATCTCGCCCGACGAGAGAGCCGCTCTCGCCGCCGAAGAAGCCGAGGAGCTGCTGCAAGTTTCCGCAAGCGAGAAGTCCGAGAGCGAAGACTGA
- a CDS encoding TIGR01212 family radical SAM protein (This family includes YhcC from E. coli K-12, an uncharacterized radical SAM protein.): MFSSTSIIEPETPLLWSDKRFHTWNTEMHDQFGDKVFKVMLDAGFSCPNRDGSIATGGCTFCSARGSGDFAGSRRDDLVTQFNNIRDRQHLKWPSAKYIGYFQAYTNTYAPLETLREYYEEILKQPGVVGLAIATRPDCLPDDVIDYLAELNERTYLWVEMGLQTIHESTSTLINRAHDTACYEEAVSKLRARGIRVCAHIIYGLPQETHEMMLDTGRAVANMDVQGIKIHLLHLMRKTPMVKQYEAGLLRFLERDEYIGLIADTLEILPPDMIVHRLTGDAPRDLLVGPMWSLKKWEVLNGIDAELEHRGTWQGKYWRG, translated from the coding sequence ATGTTTTCCTCTACTTCGATCATCGAACCGGAAACGCCGCTGCTGTGGAGCGACAAACGGTTTCATACGTGGAACACCGAAATGCACGACCAATTCGGCGACAAAGTGTTCAAGGTCATGCTTGACGCCGGCTTCTCCTGCCCCAACCGCGACGGCTCCATTGCCACGGGCGGCTGCACGTTCTGCAGCGCGCGCGGATCGGGCGACTTCGCCGGCAGCCGACGCGACGATCTGGTCACGCAGTTCAACAATATTCGCGACCGCCAGCACCTGAAATGGCCGAGCGCCAAATATATCGGGTATTTCCAGGCTTATACGAATACGTACGCGCCGCTTGAGACGCTGCGCGAGTATTATGAAGAAATCCTCAAGCAGCCGGGCGTGGTCGGCCTTGCGATCGCCACGCGGCCGGACTGCCTGCCGGACGACGTGATCGATTATTTGGCGGAACTGAACGAACGGACGTATCTGTGGGTCGAAATGGGCCTGCAGACGATCCACGAATCGACGTCCACGCTGATCAACCGGGCGCACGATACGGCCTGCTACGAAGAAGCGGTGTCGAAACTTCGGGCGCGGGGCATCCGCGTATGCGCGCATATTATCTACGGCCTGCCGCAGGAAACGCACGAAATGATGCTGGACACCGGGCGCGCCGTGGCGAACATGGACGTGCAGGGCATCAAGATCCACCTGCTGCACCTGATGCGCAAAACGCCGATGGTCAAGCAGTACGAAGCCGGTCTGCTCCGCTTCCTGGAGCGGGACGAATATATCGGTCTGATCGCCGACACGCTGGAGATTCTGCCGCCGGACATGATCGTGCATCGCCTGACGGGCGACGCGCCGCGCGATCTGCTCGTCGGCCCGATGTGGAGCCTCAAAAAGTGGGAAGTGCTCAACGGCATCGACGCCGAACTGGAGCACCGAGGCACTTGGCAGGGCAAATACTGGAGAGGGTAA
- a CDS encoding class I SAM-dependent methyltransferase: MGFVSVLNFTQQLIQKRLQPGEIAIDATVGTGADLVFLARLAKTRGRVYGFDVQQAALDQARERLDREREADDGPDRRSRKAGAKLASVELLLRSHAEMAEALPPDCRGRVGAVMFNLGYLPGAEDSRVMTTPASTLPALEAALSLLRPKGILTAVLYPAHDGGGVEAAAVERWASELPGAQARVISYRQPQRPAAPYLIAVEKV, from the coding sequence ATGGGATTCGTATCGGTGCTCAACTTCACCCAACAGCTGATTCAAAAAAGGCTTCAGCCCGGCGAGATCGCGATCGATGCCACGGTCGGCACGGGCGCGGATCTGGTCTTTCTCGCCCGGCTGGCCAAGACACGCGGCCGCGTATACGGCTTCGACGTCCAGCAGGCGGCGCTGGACCAGGCACGGGAGCGGCTCGACCGCGAGCGCGAAGCGGACGACGGCCCGGACCGGCGCTCCCGCAAAGCGGGCGCGAAGCTCGCTTCCGTGGAGCTGCTGCTGCGCAGCCATGCGGAGATGGCGGAGGCGCTGCCGCCGGACTGCCGCGGCCGGGTCGGAGCCGTTATGTTCAATCTCGGCTACCTGCCGGGTGCCGAAGATTCCCGCGTCATGACGACGCCGGCGTCGACGCTGCCCGCGCTTGAAGCGGCGCTGTCGCTGCTGCGGCCCAAAGGCATCCTGACCGCGGTGCTGTACCCCGCCCATGACGGGGGCGGCGTCGAAGCGGCGGCCGTCGAGCGCTGGGCAAGCGAGCTGCCGGGCGCGCAGGCGCGGGTCATCTC